A portion of the Hyalangium minutum genome contains these proteins:
- a CDS encoding MFS transporter, with translation MRQRGRPLTPPVDRVSPTASRRPFLRSLSTLATAIPLFRPGGSVPGANAPLLSGPLPDESPSSPRERPGLRLSLRTSVVEGMFAEVFTACAGATVLTAWAIALKLGPFLVGVMTSISFFAQFVQFPAAWLTSAFGHRRVALTAVCLSRLLMLPLCLVPWLPLTLAGQQRLLVAIAAGSAVLGVVGNNAWVAWMSELVPRPLRGRFFGRRTALCTLAGTLASLVAGVFLDQGRQLQAVGAALPLLAAVACVMGVITTLLLARQHDPAPGSTPLRLDLEAARMPLRDPRARRVLIYQVVWNAAIGLSGPYFTLHMLQNLKMTFVVMAIYSAAVAAVRMLLAPVWGRIIDRVGAQPVVLGCSLALVLVPLVWLVPTADLLWPLVFDVLLAGALWSGHGLAVFALPLSVAPREGRPFYLAAFATAGGLAYAAASALGGGLASVLPSQFILGSHAWVNLQVLFVLSSVVRLAAAFLAARIIEPDARTICSIGALLELLWRRARPEPAPVLAEARTGAREP, from the coding sequence ATGAGACAGAGAGGGAGGCCTCTCACCCCGCCTGTGGATCGCGTGTCTCCCACCGCCTCACGTCGCCCGTTCCTGCGCAGCCTCTCCACCCTCGCCACCGCCATCCCGCTGTTCCGTCCCGGTGGCTCCGTCCCGGGGGCCAACGCCCCGCTGCTCAGCGGCCCGCTTCCGGACGAGTCCCCCTCGTCCCCTCGTGAGCGCCCGGGGCTGCGCCTGTCGCTGCGGACCTCCGTGGTGGAGGGCATGTTCGCGGAGGTGTTCACCGCGTGCGCCGGAGCCACGGTGCTCACGGCGTGGGCCATCGCGCTGAAGCTGGGGCCCTTCCTGGTGGGGGTGATGACCTCCATCTCCTTCTTCGCCCAGTTCGTGCAGTTCCCAGCGGCGTGGCTGACCTCCGCGTTCGGGCACCGGCGGGTGGCGCTTACGGCGGTGTGCCTGTCCCGGCTGCTGATGCTGCCGCTGTGCCTGGTGCCGTGGCTGCCGCTGACACTGGCCGGGCAGCAACGCCTGCTGGTGGCGATCGCCGCGGGCTCGGCTGTGCTGGGGGTGGTGGGCAACAACGCATGGGTGGCGTGGATGAGCGAGCTCGTCCCCCGCCCACTCCGAGGCCGCTTCTTCGGCCGGCGCACCGCTCTGTGCACCCTGGCGGGCACGCTGGCGTCGCTGGTGGCCGGGGTGTTCCTGGACCAGGGCCGTCAGCTTCAGGCGGTGGGCGCCGCGCTGCCGCTGCTCGCCGCGGTGGCGTGTGTCATGGGCGTCATCACCACGCTGCTGCTGGCCCGGCAGCACGATCCGGCGCCCGGGAGCACGCCGCTCCGGCTGGATCTCGAGGCCGCGAGGATGCCGCTGCGCGATCCGCGCGCGCGCCGGGTGTTGATCTACCAGGTGGTGTGGAACGCGGCGATCGGCCTGTCCGGGCCCTACTTCACGCTGCACATGCTCCAGAACCTGAAGATGACGTTCGTCGTCATGGCGATCTACTCCGCGGCGGTGGCGGCGGTGCGCATGCTGCTGGCGCCGGTCTGGGGGCGGATCATCGATCGGGTGGGAGCGCAGCCGGTGGTGCTCGGGTGCTCGCTGGCGCTCGTGCTGGTGCCGCTGGTCTGGCTGGTGCCCACCGCGGATCTGCTGTGGCCGCTGGTGTTCGACGTCCTGCTCGCGGGCGCGCTCTGGAGCGGGCATGGGCTCGCGGTGTTCGCGCTGCCGCTGTCGGTGGCTCCCCGCGAGGGCCGTCCCTTCTACCTGGCGGCCTTCGCCACCGCGGGCGGGCTGGCCTATGCGGCGGCCTCGGCGCTCGGCGGCGGCCTGGCGAGCGTCCTGCCCTCCCAGTTCATCCTCGGGAGCCATGCCTGGGTGAACCTGCAGGTCCTCTTCGTGCTCTCGTCGGTGGTCCGGCTCGCGGCGGCCTTCCTCGCCGCTCGCATCATCGAGCCGGATGCGCGCACGATCTGCTCCATCGGCGCCTTGCTGGAGCTGCTGTGGCGGCGTGCCCGCCCGGAGCCCGCGCCCGTGCTGGCCGAGGCCCGGACGGGCGCCCGCGAGCCCTGA
- a CDS encoding S8 family serine peptidase → MKNSVTRVPKKGIRARGTRVLGLASMLSVLACGQQSGPTAKPEAEGLRSSLKFHKVQLSAKQAQELKERGAKLEVIGDYGSFTLVNVDDKALASLPQGAEVRDELNDILLNAGTINTLSEHGQSLRGMKQTPDKAAAAGKRFYLVQFAGPVKAEWYKQLEATGVKVVTYIPNNAYLVYGEDSSLNSLQGLINNKDKDSAASVQWDGEYLNDYKLNRSVHTSNSETFEVQLIKDEQANEATLSLIQRLQSKSGTIQEAFGYVNVNTYLTVNDLYEIASRPDVLSIQPRPMPRKFDERQNMIVSGHLNGNQITGPGWLQWLASKGFTQEQFAASGFGVDVTDSGVDNATPAAPNHMGLYVGGNVNSTSRLVYSRLEGTPHSGSTIQGCDGHGNLNAHIIAGYSNESGAPFEDTEGYNYGLGVAPFVKVGSSVIFDPGTFTSPDYEDLQSRAYRDGMRISSNSWGASTPSYTSDAQRYDFLARDAQPEGSAVANPGNQEMVIVFAAGNDGSGASTVGSPGTAKNIITAGASKNVHVFGAADQCNVPDSDANDAMGIVGFSSRGPAADGRKKPEIMAPGTHVSGGVAQANLATNPPSGNGQALSCFDASGVCAGPGTSNFWPVGQQWYTASSGTSHSTPAVAGGAALVRQYFINQGFNTPSAAMTKAYLMNSTRYMTGTGANDNLWSNNQGMGLMDLALAFDGTPRTLDDQNPANLFTATGQTRTFTGAGGDPTKPFRVTLAWTDAPGSTTGSAWKNDLNLEVTFNGTTYKGNVFTGANSTTGGTADAQNNVESVFLPAGTSGPFTITVTAANINSDGVPGNDSAIDQDFALVAYNTCGDTPAPVTDAAISIPGDNQVQIAWTDISGATSYNVYRASTAGGPYTKLGSVAHSPFVDTTVSGGSTYYYVVKSNICVEAAPSNEVSITATGACTLLPTFAGLTSASNAAAATCGTTLAWSAATPACSGTVTYSVYRSTTAGFTPSIANKIATGITGSSFSDDLNLTERTTYYYVVRATETAGAVTEEQNTVQKSATPTGAVNPGARFFDDLDGNRPPNAAAYYIATTTGTSGTINQTTGCHWQSSNKSYRFGAASTACAGTYPASATGTLLLGGNGSTAGVNGFAIPAGTYGSALTFNIWYSFETRYDGAWLQYSTTGATGTFINVGDTASTTAPYISAGGYDNTLSSATTTRIWTGNNQGPNAGLKAVTVNLDALAGQTVWFAYKFSTDSSVNNEGFYVDDIRVNADTISSCTTNTPPPGPAVSYRVTNLAATATAGTPTTFDITALDALGQTASSYSGSATITSSDTTAVLPGPAAFTAGQATGVSIEFRKAGAQTVTASDSADPSIQGRASTTVTAGAPASLIFSTQPSNSVAGSSIAPPVKVSMADQFGNAVTTGSTSVTVALGANPGGSTLSGTTTVNASNGVATFSNLSLQKVATGYTLTASADGLTGTTSNAFAITPAAAAKMAILTQPSNTVAGTSITPAVEVTILDRFDNQTTSTANVTATLTGTPRGGTLSGTTTVAAVAGRASFGNLSVDKAATGYTLTLSSTGLTALETSAFDISAAAPHHVLINPDRQPTDTEKNRVITPAVQATIYDRFGNVATQATTKVSAALASNPKGATLRGTTSVNPVSGVATFSDLSINKEGPNYTLIIGASGLRSDTSVGFDVTGRGNNAQDQLKFHTLSNTLEAGTTFTALEVELQDDLGNRVDSSDVVTLSLGENTTGGQLLGTTSVAAVNGVAKFENITLHKAGSAYSLVAKAAGFVDATSSAFAVTPGAVARFEVTVPTTVSAGEETSISATAYDAYGNVAANYGGAVKVTSSDAGAAYSANATFVEGKLNNFKVTFKSSGTKTITFTDATNASLASTSQTSVIAFGQPRAEITSPTGGTDVEGSVTINATAAVAAGNTLAKLQILVDGAEIASGSESSLTGTWKSDNAEPGAHIITAVVTDGAGNVVTSSPVIVSVAGGCGCGATSGTDAAVYLGLLVLARYLLGRRRANTAV, encoded by the coding sequence ATGAAGAACTCAGTAACCCGGGTGCCCAAGAAGGGCATTCGCGCTCGGGGCACTCGCGTGCTCGGGCTGGCCAGCATGTTGTCGGTGCTGGCATGCGGACAGCAGAGTGGTCCCACCGCGAAGCCCGAAGCCGAGGGTCTCCGCTCGAGCCTCAAGTTCCACAAGGTTCAGCTTAGCGCGAAGCAGGCGCAGGAGCTGAAAGAGCGTGGCGCGAAGCTCGAGGTGATTGGCGACTACGGCAGCTTCACGCTGGTGAACGTGGATGACAAGGCGCTGGCTTCGCTGCCCCAGGGCGCGGAGGTTCGCGACGAGCTCAACGACATCCTGCTGAACGCTGGCACCATCAACACGCTGTCCGAGCACGGCCAGTCCCTGCGTGGCATGAAGCAGACCCCGGACAAGGCGGCCGCCGCGGGCAAGCGCTTCTACCTGGTGCAGTTCGCCGGCCCCGTGAAGGCTGAGTGGTACAAGCAGCTGGAGGCCACGGGCGTCAAGGTGGTGACGTACATCCCGAACAACGCCTACCTCGTGTACGGCGAGGACAGCTCGCTCAACTCGCTGCAGGGCCTGATCAACAACAAGGACAAGGACTCTGCCGCTTCGGTTCAGTGGGATGGCGAGTACCTGAACGACTACAAGCTCAACCGCTCCGTCCACACGTCCAACTCGGAGACGTTCGAGGTTCAGCTCATCAAGGACGAGCAGGCCAACGAGGCGACGCTGTCCCTCATCCAGCGCCTGCAGTCCAAGAGCGGAACGATCCAGGAGGCCTTCGGCTACGTGAACGTGAACACGTACCTGACGGTGAACGATCTCTATGAGATCGCCTCCCGTCCGGACGTGCTGTCCATTCAGCCGCGCCCGATGCCGCGCAAGTTCGACGAGCGGCAGAACATGATCGTGTCGGGTCACCTGAATGGTAACCAGATCACCGGTCCGGGCTGGCTCCAGTGGCTGGCCTCCAAGGGCTTCACGCAGGAGCAGTTCGCTGCGTCCGGCTTCGGCGTGGACGTGACGGACAGCGGCGTGGACAACGCCACCCCGGCGGCGCCCAACCACATGGGCCTCTACGTGGGCGGCAACGTCAACAGCACCAGCCGCCTGGTGTACTCGCGCCTCGAGGGCACGCCGCACTCGGGCAGCACCATCCAGGGCTGCGACGGCCACGGTAACCTGAACGCGCACATCATCGCGGGCTACAGCAACGAGTCCGGTGCGCCGTTCGAGGACACCGAGGGCTACAACTACGGCCTCGGCGTGGCGCCCTTCGTGAAGGTGGGCTCCTCCGTCATCTTCGACCCGGGCACCTTCACCAGCCCGGACTACGAGGATCTGCAGTCGCGCGCGTACCGCGACGGCATGCGCATCAGCTCCAACAGCTGGGGCGCTAGCACCCCTTCGTACACCTCGGATGCTCAGCGCTACGACTTCCTGGCTCGCGACGCGCAGCCGGAAGGCTCGGCGGTGGCCAACCCGGGTAACCAGGAAATGGTCATCGTCTTCGCCGCGGGCAACGACGGCTCCGGCGCGAGCACGGTGGGCAGCCCGGGTACCGCGAAGAACATCATCACCGCGGGCGCCTCCAAGAACGTCCACGTGTTCGGCGCGGCGGATCAGTGCAACGTGCCTGACAGCGACGCCAACGACGCGATGGGCATCGTGGGCTTCTCCAGCCGCGGCCCGGCCGCGGACGGCCGCAAGAAGCCGGAGATCATGGCCCCTGGCACGCACGTGTCCGGCGGCGTGGCTCAGGCGAACCTGGCCACCAACCCGCCGAGCGGCAACGGCCAGGCGCTGAGCTGCTTCGACGCCTCGGGCGTGTGCGCCGGCCCCGGCACCAGCAACTTCTGGCCCGTGGGCCAGCAGTGGTACACGGCCTCCTCCGGTACGTCGCACTCCACCCCGGCCGTCGCCGGTGGCGCGGCGCTGGTGCGCCAGTACTTCATCAACCAGGGCTTCAACACGCCGAGCGCGGCGATGACGAAGGCCTACCTGATGAACTCGACCCGTTACATGACGGGCACGGGCGCCAACGACAACCTCTGGTCCAACAACCAGGGTATGGGCCTGATGGACCTGGCCCTGGCGTTCGACGGCACCCCGCGCACGCTGGATGACCAGAACCCGGCCAACCTCTTCACCGCTACGGGCCAGACGCGCACCTTCACCGGCGCGGGCGGCGATCCGACCAAGCCGTTCCGCGTCACCCTGGCGTGGACGGACGCTCCGGGCTCCACCACCGGTAGCGCCTGGAAGAACGACCTGAACCTCGAGGTGACGTTCAACGGTACCACCTACAAGGGCAACGTCTTCACCGGCGCCAACTCCACGACGGGTGGCACGGCGGACGCTCAGAACAACGTGGAGAGCGTGTTCCTGCCCGCGGGCACCTCCGGTCCCTTCACCATCACGGTGACGGCGGCCAACATCAACTCGGACGGCGTGCCGGGCAACGACAGCGCGATCGACCAGGACTTCGCCCTGGTGGCCTACAACACCTGCGGTGATACCCCGGCTCCGGTCACGGACGCGGCGATCTCCATCCCGGGTGACAACCAGGTCCAGATCGCGTGGACGGACATCTCTGGCGCCACCTCGTACAACGTCTACCGCGCCAGCACCGCGGGCGGCCCGTACACCAAGCTGGGCAGCGTGGCCCACTCGCCGTTCGTGGACACCACGGTCTCCGGCGGCAGCACCTACTACTACGTGGTGAAGAGCAACATCTGCGTCGAGGCGGCTCCCTCCAACGAGGTCAGCATCACCGCCACCGGCGCGTGCACCCTGCTGCCCACGTTCGCGGGTCTCACCAGCGCGAGCAACGCGGCGGCGGCCACCTGCGGCACCACCCTGGCCTGGTCTGCGGCCACGCCGGCGTGCAGCGGCACGGTGACCTACTCGGTCTACCGCTCCACCACCGCGGGCTTCACCCCGTCCATCGCCAACAAGATCGCCACGGGCATCACGGGCTCCAGCTTCTCGGATGACCTGAACCTGACCGAGCGGACGACGTACTACTACGTGGTGCGCGCCACGGAGACGGCCGGTGCCGTCACCGAGGAGCAGAACACCGTGCAGAAGTCCGCGACGCCGACGGGCGCTGTCAACCCGGGCGCTCGGTTCTTCGACGACCTGGATGGCAACCGTCCCCCGAACGCGGCCGCGTACTACATCGCGACCACCACGGGCACCTCGGGCACGATCAACCAGACCACGGGCTGCCACTGGCAGTCGTCCAACAAGTCCTACCGCTTCGGCGCGGCCAGCACGGCGTGCGCTGGCACCTACCCGGCCAGCGCGACCGGCACCCTGTTGCTGGGCGGCAACGGCTCCACGGCGGGCGTGAACGGCTTCGCGATTCCGGCTGGCACGTACGGCTCGGCGCTGACGTTCAACATCTGGTACAGCTTCGAGACGCGCTACGACGGCGCTTGGCTGCAGTACAGCACCACGGGCGCCACTGGCACCTTCATCAACGTGGGTGACACGGCGTCCACGACGGCTCCGTACATCTCCGCGGGTGGCTACGACAACACGCTGTCCAGCGCCACGACGACCCGCATCTGGACGGGCAACAACCAGGGTCCCAACGCCGGCCTGAAGGCCGTCACGGTGAACCTGGACGCGCTGGCCGGCCAGACGGTGTGGTTCGCCTACAAGTTCTCCACGGACAGCTCCGTCAACAACGAGGGCTTCTATGTGGACGACATCCGCGTCAACGCGGATACGATCTCGAGCTGCACCACCAACACGCCTCCTCCGGGTCCTGCCGTCTCCTACCGGGTGACGAACCTGGCGGCCACGGCGACCGCGGGCACGCCGACGACGTTCGACATCACCGCGCTGGACGCGCTGGGTCAGACGGCGAGCAGCTACTCCGGTAGCGCGACCATCACCAGCTCGGACACGACGGCGGTGCTGCCGGGTCCTGCGGCGTTCACCGCGGGCCAGGCCACGGGCGTGAGCATCGAGTTCCGCAAGGCGGGCGCGCAGACCGTCACGGCGAGCGACTCGGCCGACCCGTCCATCCAGGGCCGTGCCTCCACCACGGTCACCGCGGGCGCGCCGGCCAGCCTGATCTTCAGCACGCAGCCTTCGAACAGCGTGGCGGGTAGCTCCATCGCCCCGCCGGTGAAGGTGAGCATGGCGGATCAGTTCGGCAACGCGGTCACCACGGGCTCCACCAGCGTCACGGTGGCCCTGGGTGCCAACCCGGGCGGCAGCACGCTCTCGGGCACCACCACGGTGAACGCCTCCAACGGCGTGGCGACGTTCAGCAACCTGTCGCTGCAGAAGGTGGCGACGGGCTACACGCTGACGGCCAGCGCGGACGGTCTGACGGGCACCACCAGCAACGCCTTCGCGATCACTCCGGCGGCTGCGGCCAAGATGGCCATCCTGACCCAGCCCTCCAACACGGTCGCGGGTACGAGCATCACCCCGGCGGTGGAGGTGACGATCCTCGACCGGTTCGACAACCAGACGACCTCGACGGCGAACGTGACGGCGACGCTGACCGGCACGCCGCGCGGCGGCACTCTGTCCGGCACCACCACGGTGGCGGCGGTCGCGGGCCGTGCGTCGTTCGGTAACCTGTCGGTGGACAAGGCGGCCACGGGCTACACGCTGACCCTGAGCTCTACGGGCCTCACCGCCCTGGAGACCTCTGCGTTCGACATCAGCGCGGCGGCCCCGCACCACGTGCTCATCAACCCGGACCGCCAGCCGACGGACACGGAGAAGAACCGCGTCATCACGCCGGCGGTGCAGGCGACCATCTACGACCGGTTCGGCAACGTGGCCACGCAGGCCACCACCAAGGTCTCCGCGGCGCTCGCCAGCAACCCGAAGGGCGCGACGCTGCGCGGGACGACCTCGGTCAACCCGGTCAGCGGTGTGGCGACCTTCAGCGATCTGTCGATCAACAAGGAAGGCCCGAACTACACCCTCATCATCGGTGCGAGCGGGCTGCGCTCCGACACCAGCGTGGGCTTCGATGTCACGGGCCGCGGCAACAACGCCCAGGACCAGCTGAAGTTCCACACCCTCTCGAACACGCTCGAGGCGGGCACGACGTTCACCGCCCTCGAGGTGGAGCTGCAGGATGACCTGGGCAACCGGGTGGACAGCTCGGATGTCGTGACGCTGAGCCTCGGCGAGAACACGACGGGGGGCCAGCTGCTGGGCACCACGTCCGTGGCCGCGGTCAACGGCGTGGCGAAGTTCGAGAACATCACCCTGCACAAGGCCGGCAGCGCCTACTCGCTGGTGGCCAAGGCGGCGGGCTTCGTGGATGCCACGAGCTCGGCGTTCGCGGTGACCCCGGGTGCGGTGGCTCGCTTCGAGGTGACGGTGCCGACGACGGTGTCCGCGGGTGAGGAGACCTCGATCTCCGCCACCGCGTACGACGCTTACGGCAACGTGGCGGCCAACTACGGCGGCGCGGTCAAGGTGACCAGCTCCGACGCGGGCGCTGCGTACTCGGCCAACGCGACGTTCGTCGAGGGCAAGCTGAACAACTTCAAGGTGACGTTCAAGAGCAGCGGCACCAAGACGATCACCTTCACGGACGCGACCAACGCGAGCCTGGCCAGCACGAGCCAGACCAGCGTGATCGCGTTCGGCCAGCCGCGGGCGGAGATCACCAGCCCCACGGGTGGCACGGACGTCGAGGGCTCGGTCACCATCAACGCGACGGCGGCGGTGGCTGCGGGCAACACGCTGGCGAAGCTCCAGATCCTCGTGGATGGGGCGGAGATCGCCAGCGGCTCTGAGAGCTCGCTGACCGGTACCTGGAAGAGCGACAACGCCGAGCCGGGCGCGCACATCATCACCGCTGTCGTCACCGATGGTGCCGGCAATGTGGTGACGTCTTCCCCGGTGATCGTCTCCGTGGCTGGCGGTTGCGGCTGCGGTGCGACCTCGGGCACGGACGCAGCGGTGTACCTGGGCCTGCTGGTCCTGGCGCGCTACCTGCTGGGCCGCCGCCGGGCGAACACGGCGGTCTGA
- a CDS encoding polyprenyl synthetase family protein produces MELAHELSDFLGMVEQRIGAALVDGDAGPGVQGDPLMAAARHLVLGGGGKRARPMLVRLFGDAVGVPPDRLVDIAVAAELIHSASLLHDDVVDGGMSRRGRPTVNARWGNIVAVMSGDLILSSTLLRLVEMDARLAQSALAVVSEMTRAAIAEVEARGALDLSLPRLRYIAEGKTGSLFGWCGQAAALIGVEPDAVQRFDGFGRHLGVAFQIADDIRDILGTDVGKPQYADLHSRTPSMPMLLALAQDDGLRRKLRDAWAFSSISPERAQELGAGIIATGAVDQSLAKLNVELEAALDRLGPFANTPGGQELVSWARKLSAGITDQVRSRVA; encoded by the coding sequence ATGGAACTGGCTCACGAGCTGTCGGACTTTCTGGGGATGGTGGAGCAGCGCATTGGCGCCGCGCTGGTAGACGGAGACGCCGGGCCGGGCGTGCAGGGCGACCCGTTGATGGCGGCGGCGCGACACCTCGTCCTGGGCGGCGGCGGCAAGCGCGCCCGTCCCATGCTGGTGCGCCTCTTCGGAGACGCGGTGGGCGTGCCCCCGGACCGGCTCGTCGACATCGCCGTGGCCGCCGAGCTTATCCACTCAGCCAGTCTCCTGCACGATGACGTGGTGGACGGCGGCATGTCCCGCCGCGGCCGGCCCACGGTGAACGCCCGCTGGGGCAACATCGTCGCGGTCATGAGCGGCGACCTCATCCTGTCCTCCACGCTGCTGCGGCTGGTGGAGATGGACGCGCGCCTGGCCCAGAGCGCCCTGGCCGTCGTCTCCGAGATGACCCGCGCGGCCATCGCCGAGGTGGAGGCGCGTGGCGCTCTGGATCTGTCCCTGCCCCGCCTGCGCTACATCGCCGAGGGCAAGACGGGCTCTCTGTTCGGCTGGTGCGGCCAGGCCGCCGCGCTGATCGGCGTGGAGCCTGACGCCGTGCAGCGCTTCGACGGCTTCGGCCGCCACCTGGGCGTGGCCTTCCAGATCGCCGACGACATCCGCGACATCCTCGGCACGGATGTGGGCAAGCCGCAGTACGCGGATCTGCACTCGCGCACGCCCTCGATGCCCATGCTCCTGGCCCTGGCGCAGGACGACGGGCTGCGCCGCAAGCTGCGCGACGCCTGGGCCTTCTCCAGCATCTCCCCAGAGCGCGCTCAGGAGCTGGGCGCGGGCATCATCGCCACCGGTGCGGTGGACCAGTCGCTGGCCAAGCTGAACGTGGAGCTCGAGGCGGCGCTGGATCGGCTCGGGCCTTTCGCGAACACCCCGGGCGGCCAGGAGCTGGTGAGCTGGGCGCGCAAGCTGTCCGCCGGCATCACCGATCAGGTCCGGAGCCGCGTTGCATGA
- a CDS encoding methyl-accepting chemotaxis protein — protein MGPLSVAVLSGLLTFGYLLPRMQDGFDAQGQEIGAGLPAALASMLAEPIQTQQTARVQKAIDEVTDKSRVVYIAVLDKNGDPLALSGKLKDEIRIRHRLLSPILGSQPLQIDGAAILSLHAPVNGGELGHVHVGFDRTDTLQQLRTLSVRFGSALVLALVGFSLVGYLFSRRLVAPLLRLTEVARRIADQGDLREPIEVNSQDEIGQLSLAFAAMVNRLKEVLHELQFSSELMTQSVRVLSHSAEEQSRMATRYASALHETQATTQELHRTASDASRTAESVLQVAARADELGKTGGAAISESIHGLVEMLGQVKQVGAQITSLGERTRQIGGITQTVKDLADQSHMLALNAAIEAVRSGEHGKGFAVVAREIRALADQSIRATSQVRDLLGGVSEAIATTVQISEEGTLRMEEGIAKIRESGENLQALSDIVRDSSASVRQIATTVSQQTTGIEQISNAVNDLNSLMNGTLERITATTSSVESLQALSERVSQVVRGYRL, from the coding sequence TTGGGCCCGCTCAGTGTGGCGGTCCTCTCGGGGCTCCTCACGTTTGGTTATCTCCTCCCGCGCATGCAGGACGGCTTTGACGCGCAGGGCCAGGAGATCGGCGCCGGGTTGCCGGCCGCTCTGGCCTCCATGCTGGCGGAGCCGATCCAGACCCAGCAGACCGCCAGGGTCCAAAAGGCCATCGACGAGGTCACCGACAAGTCCCGCGTCGTCTACATCGCCGTGCTGGACAAGAACGGCGATCCGCTTGCCCTCTCGGGGAAGCTCAAGGACGAGATCCGCATCCGCCATCGCCTGCTCAGCCCCATTCTGGGCTCCCAGCCCCTGCAGATCGATGGCGCCGCGATCCTCTCCCTGCACGCCCCGGTGAACGGAGGGGAGCTCGGGCATGTCCACGTGGGGTTCGACCGCACTGACACGCTCCAGCAGCTCCGGACGCTCAGCGTGCGGTTCGGCAGCGCGCTCGTGCTCGCCTTGGTGGGCTTCAGCCTCGTGGGCTACCTCTTCAGCCGGAGGCTGGTGGCGCCGCTGCTGCGGCTCACCGAGGTGGCCCGGCGCATCGCCGACCAGGGCGATCTGCGCGAGCCCATCGAGGTGAACTCCCAGGACGAGATCGGCCAGCTCTCCCTGGCCTTCGCCGCCATGGTGAACCGGCTCAAGGAGGTGCTCCATGAGCTCCAGTTCTCCTCGGAGCTGATGACCCAGTCCGTGCGCGTGCTCAGCCACTCCGCCGAGGAGCAGAGCCGCATGGCCACCCGCTACGCCAGCGCCCTCCACGAGACGCAGGCGACCACGCAGGAGCTCCACCGGACGGCCTCGGATGCCTCCCGGACGGCGGAGTCCGTGCTCCAGGTGGCCGCGCGCGCCGACGAGCTGGGCAAGACGGGCGGCGCCGCCATCAGCGAGAGCATCCACGGCCTGGTGGAGATGCTCGGGCAGGTGAAGCAGGTCGGCGCGCAGATCACCTCGCTGGGCGAGCGCACCCGGCAGATCGGCGGCATTACCCAGACGGTGAAGGATCTGGCGGACCAGTCCCACATGCTCGCGCTCAACGCCGCCATCGAGGCCGTGCGCAGCGGCGAGCATGGAAAGGGCTTCGCCGTGGTGGCCCGAGAGATCCGCGCCCTGGCCGATCAGTCCATCCGGGCGACTTCTCAAGTGCGGGATCTGCTCGGAGGGGTGAGCGAGGCCATCGCCACCACCGTGCAGATCTCCGAGGAGGGCACCCTCCGCATGGAGGAGGGGATCGCGAAGATCCGCGAGTCCGGTGAGAACCTCCAGGCCCTGTCGGACATCGTCCGGGACAGCTCGGCCTCGGTGCGGCAGATCGCCACCACCGTGAGCCAGCAGACCACCGGCATCGAGCAGATCTCCAACGCCGTGAACGATCTGAACTCGCTGATGAACGGCACCCTGGAGCGCATCACCGCCACCACCTCCTCGGTGGAATCGCTCCAGGCCCTGTCCGAGCGCGTCTCCCAGGTGGTTCGCGGCTACCGGCTCTAA
- a CDS encoding GbsR/MarR family transcriptional regulator, producing the protein MKGYLWTGGESPPGPQTLPAQGPLQPWETMAVEAVGNVIEFWGFKRNQGRVWALLYLRGEPLTAGEIERELDLSKGGVSMLLRDLERWGVIQRVRQPSDTVWRYGAETDLVRMVTHVIEEREAGFVARIRADLAEARRLAQQAGGVDTERLQRLEKMATLAEHVEKAIRLFIKTARLDVGGVLSAFRDDSSGARKKAR; encoded by the coding sequence ATGAAGGGCTACCTCTGGACAGGTGGCGAGTCCCCGCCGGGCCCGCAGACGCTCCCGGCGCAAGGCCCCTTGCAGCCGTGGGAGACCATGGCCGTGGAGGCCGTGGGCAACGTCATCGAGTTCTGGGGGTTCAAGCGCAATCAGGGCCGCGTCTGGGCCCTGCTGTACCTGCGCGGTGAGCCGCTCACCGCTGGTGAGATCGAGCGCGAGCTGGATCTCTCCAAGGGCGGTGTCTCCATGCTCCTGAGAGACCTGGAGCGCTGGGGCGTCATCCAGCGCGTCCGCCAGCCCTCGGACACCGTCTGGCGCTACGGGGCGGAGACGGATCTGGTCCGCATGGTGACGCACGTCATCGAGGAGCGCGAGGCGGGCTTCGTCGCGCGCATCCGCGCCGATCTCGCCGAGGCGCGCCGGCTGGCCCAGCAGGCGGGTGGGGTGGACACCGAGCGGCTCCAGCGGCTGGAGAAGATGGCCACCCTGGCGGAGCACGTGGAGAAGGCCATTCGCCTCTTCATCAAGACGGCGCGGCTGGACGTGGGCGGGGTGCTCAGCGCCTTCCGCGACGACAGCAGCGGGGCCCGCAAGAAGGCCCGCTAA